Proteins encoded together in one Camelina sativa cultivar DH55 chromosome 9, Cs, whole genome shotgun sequence window:
- the LOC104711019 gene encoding mitogen-activated protein kinase 3 yields MNTGGGQYTDFPAVETHGGQFISYDIFGSLFEITSKYRPPIIPIGRGAYGIVCSVLDSETNELVAMKKIANAFDNHMDAKRTLREIKLLRHLDHENIIAIRDVVPPPLRRQFSDVYIATELMDTDLHQIIRSNQGLSEEHCQYFLYQLLRGLKYIHSANIIHRDLKPSNLLLNANCDLKICDFGLARPTSENDFMTEYVVTRWYRAPELLLNSSDYTAAIDVWSVGCIFMELMNRKPLFPGKDHVHQMRLLTELLGTPTESDLGFTHNEDAKRYIRQLPSFPRQPLAKLFSHVNPLAIDLVDRMLTFDPNRRITVEEALNHQYLAKLHDPTDEPICQKPFSFEFEQQPLDEEQIKDMIYQEAIALNPTYG; encoded by the exons atgaacacCGGCGGCGGTCAATACACGGATTTCCCGGCGGTGGAAACTCACGGAGGACAGTTTATAAGTTACGATATCTTCGGTAGTTTATTCGAGATCACATCTAAGTATCGTCCTCCGATTATTCCAATTGGTCGTGGAGCTTATGGAATCGTTTG CTCTGTGTTGGATTCGGAGACGAACGAGCTAGTAGCGATGAAGAAGATAGCGAATGCTTTTGATAATCATATGGATGCTAAGCGTACGCTTCGTGAGATCAAGCTTCTTCGTCATCTTGATCATGAAAAC ATTATAGCTATAAGAGATGTGGTTCCACCACCACTACGAAGACAGTTCAGTGATGTTTACATTGCTACTGAGTTAATGGACACTgatcttcaccaaatcatcaGATCTAACCAGGGTTTATCAGAGGAACACTGTCAg TACTTCTTGTACCAGCTTCTTAGAGGGCTGAAGTATATTCACTCAGCTAACATTATCCATAGGGATTTAAAGCCGAGCAATCTTCTGTTGAACGCGAACTGCGATTTGAAGATCTGTGATTTCGGTCTTGCTAGACCTACTTCTGAGAATGACTTTATGACTGAGTATGTTGTTACTAGATGGTATAGAGCACCTGAGCTTCTGTTGAATTCTTCTGACTACACAGCTGCTATTGATGTTTGGTCTGTTGGTTGTATCTTTATGGAGCTTATGAATAGAAAGCCTTTGTTCCCTGGTAAAGACCATGTTCATCAAATGCGCTTATTGACAGAG TTGCTTGGCACACCGACAGAATCTGATCTTGGCTTTACACACAACGAGGATGCGAAAAGATACATCCGGCAACTTCCCAGCTTCCCTCGCCAGCCGTTAGCAAAACTTTTCTCTCATGTTAATCCATTGGCCATTGATCTAGTTGACAGAATGTTGACGTTTGACCCCAACAGAAGAATCACTG TTGAAGAAGCTCTGAATCATCAGTACCTCGCTAAATTGCACGACCCAACTGATGAGCCAATCTGTCAAAAGCCATTCTCTTTCGAGTTTGAACAACAGCCTCTGGACGAGGAACAGATCAAAGATATGATCTACCAGGAAGCTATAGCACTCAATCCAACGTACGGTTAG
- the LOC104711018 gene encoding protein NRT1/ PTR FAMILY 2.7 isoform X1, which translates to MSLLISVTGDAETQISAGSSTKRRSGGWITFPFMIATLLGLTIAAWGWLLNLIVYLIEEFNVKSIAAAQIANIVSGCICMVPAIAAIASDSFFGTIPVISVSAFISLMGVALMTLTASLDSLRPKPCETASILCRYPSKIQLGVLYTAITLASIGTGGTRFTLATAGANQYEKTKDQGSFFNWFFFTTYLAGAISATAIVYTEDNISWTLGFGLSLAANLLSFLVFIAGKRFYKHDKPLGSPFRSLLCVIIAAVRKRKAVVSTNEKDYHNESITTIPTRSFRFFNRAALKQEDEVKPDGTIRNPWRLCSVQQVEDFKAVMRIIPLALATIFLSTPIAMQLSLTVLQGLVMDRRLGPNFKIPAGSLQVITLLSTCLFIIVNDRFLYPFYQKLTGKFLTPLQRVGTGHVFNILSMAVTAIVEAKRLKIVQNGHFLGSSSVADMSVLWLFPPLVIVGIGEAFHFPGNVALCYQEFPESMRSTATSITSVVIGICFYTSTALIDLIQRTTAWLPDDINHGRVDNVYWVLVIGGVLNLGYFLVCSWLYRYRNLKDDDSDKDAVGSHSTTLSS; encoded by the exons ATGTCATTATTAAT TTCGGTTACAGGTGATGCAGAAACACAGATATCAGCTGGTTCAAGCACCAAACGCCGCAGTGGAGGTTGGATCACCTTTCCGTTTATGATAG CGACGTTGTTAGGCCTGACAATAGCTGCATGGGGTTGGTTACTTAACTTGATCGTCTACCTGATTGAGGAATTTAACGTGAAGAGCATCGCAGCAGCTCAGATTGCCAACATTGTTAGTGGTTGTATCTGTATGGTTCCAGCTATTGCAGCCATTGCATCTGACTCTTTCTTTGGAACCATTCCAGTTATCTCAGTTTCTGCTTTCATTTCTCTTATG GGTGTAGCTCTGATGACTTTAACAGCTTCGCTTGATTCTTTAAGACCCAAACCCTGTGAAACAGCGTCAATCCTATGCCGATATCCTTCGAAAATCCAGCTTGGCGTCCTTTACACGGCCATTACTCTAGCCTCTATAGGAACAGGTGGGACACGGTTCACATTAGCAACCGCTGGTGCGAACCAGTACGAAAAAACTAAAGACCAAGGAAGCTTTTTCAACTGGTTTTTCTTCACAACATATCTAGCTGGAGCTATAAGTGCAACCGCCATTGTCTACACCGAAGACAATATCAGCTGGACTCTCGGGTTTGGTTTGTCTTTAGCTGCTAATCTCTTGAGTTTCTTGGTTTTCATCGCGGGGAAAAGATTCTACAAGCACGACAAGCCTTTGGGAAGTCCCTTCAGAAGTCTACTATGCGTAATTATAGCTGCGGTACGCAAAAGAAAAGCTGTGGTTTCCACCAACGAAAAAGACTACCACAATGAATCAATCACAACAATTCCCACAAGGAGtttcag GTTCTTTAACCGTGCAGCTTTGAAACAAGAAGACGAGGTTAAACCAGATGGCACAATTCGCAATCCATGGAGACTATGCAGCGTTCAACAAGTGGAAGATTTCAAAGCAGTCATGAGAATCATTCCTCTTGCGTTAGCTACAATATTCTTGAGCACTCCAATCGCAATGCAGCTAAGCTTAACAGTTCTTCAAGGTCTGGTAATGGACCGGAGGCTTGGCCCTAACTTTAAAATCCCTGCAGGCTCTCTCCAAGTCATAACACTTCTCTCCACTTGCCTATTTATCATAGTCAACGATCGGTTTCTCTACCCATTTTACCAAAAGCTAACAGGAAAGTTCCTCACACCACTCCAACGAGTCGGGACAGGCCATGTTTTCAACATTCTTAGCATGGCCGTGACTGCAATAGTTGAAGCAAAGCGATTGAAGATAGTACAGAACGGTCATTTCCTCGGATCATCATCGGTTGCAGACATGTCAGTCTTGTGGCTATTCCCTCCTCTAGTTATAGTAGGAATAG GGGAGGCCTTCCATTTCCCTGGGAATGTAGCTCTGTGCTATCAAGAGTTTCCAGAGTCTATGAGAAGCACAGCAACATCGATCACCTCAGTTGTGATTGGGATATGTTTCTACACAAGCACTGCTTTAATCGATCTTATTCAGAGAACGACCGCGTGGTTACCAGATGACATTAACCATGGAAGAGTTGACAATGTTTATTGGGTTTTAGTGATAGGTGGAGTCTTGAACCTTGGTTATTTTCTTGTGTGTTCTTGGCTATACAGATACAGAAACCTTAAGGATGATGATAGTGACAAAGATGCTGTTGGCTCTCACTCTACTACTCTGTCCTCGTGA
- the LOC104711018 gene encoding protein NRT1/ PTR FAMILY 2.7 isoform X2, with protein sequence MASSVTGDAETQISAGSSTKRRSGGWITFPFMIATLLGLTIAAWGWLLNLIVYLIEEFNVKSIAAAQIANIVSGCICMVPAIAAIASDSFFGTIPVISVSAFISLMGVALMTLTASLDSLRPKPCETASILCRYPSKIQLGVLYTAITLASIGTGGTRFTLATAGANQYEKTKDQGSFFNWFFFTTYLAGAISATAIVYTEDNISWTLGFGLSLAANLLSFLVFIAGKRFYKHDKPLGSPFRSLLCVIIAAVRKRKAVVSTNEKDYHNESITTIPTRSFRFFNRAALKQEDEVKPDGTIRNPWRLCSVQQVEDFKAVMRIIPLALATIFLSTPIAMQLSLTVLQGLVMDRRLGPNFKIPAGSLQVITLLSTCLFIIVNDRFLYPFYQKLTGKFLTPLQRVGTGHVFNILSMAVTAIVEAKRLKIVQNGHFLGSSSVADMSVLWLFPPLVIVGIGEAFHFPGNVALCYQEFPESMRSTATSITSVVIGICFYTSTALIDLIQRTTAWLPDDINHGRVDNVYWVLVIGGVLNLGYFLVCSWLYRYRNLKDDDSDKDAVGSHSTTLSS encoded by the exons ATGGCTAGTTCGGTTACAGGTGATGCAGAAACACAGATATCAGCTGGTTCAAGCACCAAACGCCGCAGTGGAGGTTGGATCACCTTTCCGTTTATGATAG CGACGTTGTTAGGCCTGACAATAGCTGCATGGGGTTGGTTACTTAACTTGATCGTCTACCTGATTGAGGAATTTAACGTGAAGAGCATCGCAGCAGCTCAGATTGCCAACATTGTTAGTGGTTGTATCTGTATGGTTCCAGCTATTGCAGCCATTGCATCTGACTCTTTCTTTGGAACCATTCCAGTTATCTCAGTTTCTGCTTTCATTTCTCTTATG GGTGTAGCTCTGATGACTTTAACAGCTTCGCTTGATTCTTTAAGACCCAAACCCTGTGAAACAGCGTCAATCCTATGCCGATATCCTTCGAAAATCCAGCTTGGCGTCCTTTACACGGCCATTACTCTAGCCTCTATAGGAACAGGTGGGACACGGTTCACATTAGCAACCGCTGGTGCGAACCAGTACGAAAAAACTAAAGACCAAGGAAGCTTTTTCAACTGGTTTTTCTTCACAACATATCTAGCTGGAGCTATAAGTGCAACCGCCATTGTCTACACCGAAGACAATATCAGCTGGACTCTCGGGTTTGGTTTGTCTTTAGCTGCTAATCTCTTGAGTTTCTTGGTTTTCATCGCGGGGAAAAGATTCTACAAGCACGACAAGCCTTTGGGAAGTCCCTTCAGAAGTCTACTATGCGTAATTATAGCTGCGGTACGCAAAAGAAAAGCTGTGGTTTCCACCAACGAAAAAGACTACCACAATGAATCAATCACAACAATTCCCACAAGGAGtttcag GTTCTTTAACCGTGCAGCTTTGAAACAAGAAGACGAGGTTAAACCAGATGGCACAATTCGCAATCCATGGAGACTATGCAGCGTTCAACAAGTGGAAGATTTCAAAGCAGTCATGAGAATCATTCCTCTTGCGTTAGCTACAATATTCTTGAGCACTCCAATCGCAATGCAGCTAAGCTTAACAGTTCTTCAAGGTCTGGTAATGGACCGGAGGCTTGGCCCTAACTTTAAAATCCCTGCAGGCTCTCTCCAAGTCATAACACTTCTCTCCACTTGCCTATTTATCATAGTCAACGATCGGTTTCTCTACCCATTTTACCAAAAGCTAACAGGAAAGTTCCTCACACCACTCCAACGAGTCGGGACAGGCCATGTTTTCAACATTCTTAGCATGGCCGTGACTGCAATAGTTGAAGCAAAGCGATTGAAGATAGTACAGAACGGTCATTTCCTCGGATCATCATCGGTTGCAGACATGTCAGTCTTGTGGCTATTCCCTCCTCTAGTTATAGTAGGAATAG GGGAGGCCTTCCATTTCCCTGGGAATGTAGCTCTGTGCTATCAAGAGTTTCCAGAGTCTATGAGAAGCACAGCAACATCGATCACCTCAGTTGTGATTGGGATATGTTTCTACACAAGCACTGCTTTAATCGATCTTATTCAGAGAACGACCGCGTGGTTACCAGATGACATTAACCATGGAAGAGTTGACAATGTTTATTGGGTTTTAGTGATAGGTGGAGTCTTGAACCTTGGTTATTTTCTTGTGTGTTCTTGGCTATACAGATACAGAAACCTTAAGGATGATGATAGTGACAAAGATGCTGTTGGCTCTCACTCTACTACTCTGTCCTCGTGA
- the LOC104711018 gene encoding protein NRT1/ PTR FAMILY 2.7 isoform X3 yields the protein MIATLLGLTIAAWGWLLNLIVYLIEEFNVKSIAAAQIANIVSGCICMVPAIAAIASDSFFGTIPVISVSAFISLMGVALMTLTASLDSLRPKPCETASILCRYPSKIQLGVLYTAITLASIGTGGTRFTLATAGANQYEKTKDQGSFFNWFFFTTYLAGAISATAIVYTEDNISWTLGFGLSLAANLLSFLVFIAGKRFYKHDKPLGSPFRSLLCVIIAAVRKRKAVVSTNEKDYHNESITTIPTRSFRFFNRAALKQEDEVKPDGTIRNPWRLCSVQQVEDFKAVMRIIPLALATIFLSTPIAMQLSLTVLQGLVMDRRLGPNFKIPAGSLQVITLLSTCLFIIVNDRFLYPFYQKLTGKFLTPLQRVGTGHVFNILSMAVTAIVEAKRLKIVQNGHFLGSSSVADMSVLWLFPPLVIVGIGEAFHFPGNVALCYQEFPESMRSTATSITSVVIGICFYTSTALIDLIQRTTAWLPDDINHGRVDNVYWVLVIGGVLNLGYFLVCSWLYRYRNLKDDDSDKDAVGSHSTTLSS from the exons ATGATAG CGACGTTGTTAGGCCTGACAATAGCTGCATGGGGTTGGTTACTTAACTTGATCGTCTACCTGATTGAGGAATTTAACGTGAAGAGCATCGCAGCAGCTCAGATTGCCAACATTGTTAGTGGTTGTATCTGTATGGTTCCAGCTATTGCAGCCATTGCATCTGACTCTTTCTTTGGAACCATTCCAGTTATCTCAGTTTCTGCTTTCATTTCTCTTATG GGTGTAGCTCTGATGACTTTAACAGCTTCGCTTGATTCTTTAAGACCCAAACCCTGTGAAACAGCGTCAATCCTATGCCGATATCCTTCGAAAATCCAGCTTGGCGTCCTTTACACGGCCATTACTCTAGCCTCTATAGGAACAGGTGGGACACGGTTCACATTAGCAACCGCTGGTGCGAACCAGTACGAAAAAACTAAAGACCAAGGAAGCTTTTTCAACTGGTTTTTCTTCACAACATATCTAGCTGGAGCTATAAGTGCAACCGCCATTGTCTACACCGAAGACAATATCAGCTGGACTCTCGGGTTTGGTTTGTCTTTAGCTGCTAATCTCTTGAGTTTCTTGGTTTTCATCGCGGGGAAAAGATTCTACAAGCACGACAAGCCTTTGGGAAGTCCCTTCAGAAGTCTACTATGCGTAATTATAGCTGCGGTACGCAAAAGAAAAGCTGTGGTTTCCACCAACGAAAAAGACTACCACAATGAATCAATCACAACAATTCCCACAAGGAGtttcag GTTCTTTAACCGTGCAGCTTTGAAACAAGAAGACGAGGTTAAACCAGATGGCACAATTCGCAATCCATGGAGACTATGCAGCGTTCAACAAGTGGAAGATTTCAAAGCAGTCATGAGAATCATTCCTCTTGCGTTAGCTACAATATTCTTGAGCACTCCAATCGCAATGCAGCTAAGCTTAACAGTTCTTCAAGGTCTGGTAATGGACCGGAGGCTTGGCCCTAACTTTAAAATCCCTGCAGGCTCTCTCCAAGTCATAACACTTCTCTCCACTTGCCTATTTATCATAGTCAACGATCGGTTTCTCTACCCATTTTACCAAAAGCTAACAGGAAAGTTCCTCACACCACTCCAACGAGTCGGGACAGGCCATGTTTTCAACATTCTTAGCATGGCCGTGACTGCAATAGTTGAAGCAAAGCGATTGAAGATAGTACAGAACGGTCATTTCCTCGGATCATCATCGGTTGCAGACATGTCAGTCTTGTGGCTATTCCCTCCTCTAGTTATAGTAGGAATAG GGGAGGCCTTCCATTTCCCTGGGAATGTAGCTCTGTGCTATCAAGAGTTTCCAGAGTCTATGAGAAGCACAGCAACATCGATCACCTCAGTTGTGATTGGGATATGTTTCTACACAAGCACTGCTTTAATCGATCTTATTCAGAGAACGACCGCGTGGTTACCAGATGACATTAACCATGGAAGAGTTGACAATGTTTATTGGGTTTTAGTGATAGGTGGAGTCTTGAACCTTGGTTATTTTCTTGTGTGTTCTTGGCTATACAGATACAGAAACCTTAAGGATGATGATAGTGACAAAGATGCTGTTGGCTCTCACTCTACTACTCTGTCCTCGTGA